The sequence ACTACATAGATCTacttacatttctgtcatattTTCCCTCCATGTACATTGTATATTCATGCAGATCTGTTTCTTTTGAACACGCACACTATAAGCATAACATTTTTTGCATGACGATGAATTAGATCCTCTACTCCACACTCCATCATTATGCAGACATGCTTGTGGGAATAGAGTAAAGAATGAACAGTGATCTCATAGGCAGTGCTAGAGAACGCAAGTGTGTAACAAAATGTTTTCATGACCATCGCCTTTCACGTGACCCAAACAAATCCAAGCTTTTTAGTGCTCTCTGAACTGAAGGGCTTTTTGGCAGTTTTTTGGAGGCTAATAATAGCTTTATTTGTATAAGTGATTTTGTGCATGTGAGGCAGTGATTTCCTGAATCTCCTCCATTTCTGAGCTCCAAAGTTTTTTACTAATGTTTATGTGAGGTAGACAAAATAATGGAAAGACCAGACGAAAACAGATTTCACAGTAAAACTGTTTAATGAACCCTTTGGACAGACTTATAGCaaagaaaatgtagaaaagaagaaaaaaaaaatcttggatTCCATTATACTGTGTACATGtgtttcttattattttcaatATCACTAGAAATGTACTCCTCAATATACTGTAAGAGAAGATATTGGGCTAAATTGGTAGTAGTGTCTCAACGGTTAAGGCTCTAGTTAAGGCGCTAATCTGTAGGTTTAGAGCaggacccttaaccctctctgctccatggGTGTTGCATGAAGGCTGACcgtgtgctctgaccccaacttcctaacatGCTGATATATGTGAAGAACTGAATTTCGCTATTTCTGTAAagtatatgtaacaaataaatggTGCTTATTCCTAATTCCTTTTAAAGGCCCACTATCCAAAAGGCTGTTTATAGAAGTCATTTATTAATCAATAAATCTGTTTGCAAATCATTCACCATAACACATtaagaaatgaataattaattaaaggaCGAAATGGCATTTTAATCAGGCGGTAGTCAAGTAATAATGATGGAAGAAACCAGTTATTTACACCAACAAGCTTCTGTAGTAGCCAAATCGGTGTCTTTATAAACAAAACTTACATTTTTAAGTCACCTAACCCAGATTTCTCACCTTACACAGTTGGTGTAACCCTAACGTAAacagaaatacataaaatgtGAAGCATATGTATTGTTTAGTTTTTATATACTCGAATTTCGATGTATTTTCTGAGTATAGAGTGTTATTAATTAGGTTTGCAATTTGAGCAATGAGCTATGTGCATTTTAATAgcaactgtaaaataaaatacactcgTTGTCAAATAGTAAATCTAAAAAAGATTTCTAGATTTTTTAAACCACATTCACTTCAGTTTCCTTTGCAAAACTTCAGCCAACACGCCTTTAAAcgtactgtataaataaatggcaCATGAAACTAACCATGGAATAAGAGGCAGAACAAATTGCGAATGTCAGAATTCATTTAAAACTGCTTTAAAAACCCAAGTGTGAGCCAAGCGGGACAGTGGCGAAGTGTACAGCCTGTGGTCAGGCAATCAGAAATTTATATTCACAGAGAATTcttacagatggacagatggatttTGTGACTTGTTTTCCGCCtagcaaataaataagaacGTGGCTCGTGTACTAATAGTGTCACAAAAAAtgtacacaacaaaacacaatagaggcatatttttatatatgaaaatattcaTTGACAAGGCAATTGATTATCTAACAAGCGCAtcatgctttattcctcttacaccataTCAATTTGCTGacaattatatttattgtttttattaaagtgCATCATGCCATATTTTCTATCCTTTTATAGTTACATGTAATGTTGTGGAATAGCTGCAAAAAGGAACTTCTCATTTGCTGTCGAGAAAGTCCATGagttcttcattttttttctgtcctgttATCTAGAGACTTGTTTTTCTAGTGATCTTGAAGATAGCAAAagttattttctttcattttttgccttggtaataaaaaagaaacgtTTTTTCCTTGATCTTGATAGCAAAAGTTATTTGCAGGGATCATGTAGCATACTACCATTGTTGTGGCCAGTGGTACACTGTCATCGAATTGGTATCATGGTGATTCTGCAGTAAttatatcttattttattttgtttgtcttGAGAGATACATACCATTTAGGCGGCATCGATCAAACACCTTTCAATAACCACCGAGATTTTCCGGTACCTCAAACTGTTTGGCAATGAAACTGATATTTAAAGATCAGTATAGTGTCCATGACAGAGTTGTTGCAGATTTCTGAGTCTCCAATTCAGACGAACTAGTGACAGACCCTAATTTGGAAATTTTCTAGCGGTTATAAACACAAGCCTAGACAGAAAAATTTAACTTTACTAATCCCAAAAGGGAaatttggggggtgggggggtataCAGTAGTGCAACTCCACACAGGCTCTGGATCAACCTCAGGAGCTCAGAACTGCAAGGCAAAACCTGACCTTTTGTATTAACACCTGATTAAAATAAAGATGGCCTCATTCTTCATGTACATCATATTTCCTTAATAATGCATTTTGACATAATGAGAGAAATAAGCCGTGAGCTCGGGAAACACAACTTTGTTATCTTGAGATCACAAGAAAAATATGTTGTGAtctcaaaataacaaaataataaataacttatGGCCTTTCTGGACCTGTGGAGTCATTCCTTCAGcagtcttgtttttttattcttccttttAAAATTAATAAGACTAGCAGCTTGTCATTTTATAAAGTCCCCTAGATGATAAAGCTTCATGTCCTGTATCCTCTGTAGACTCTTCTAAAAACTCTGGTAGAAAGGAGACTACtcatataaatgttaaatatatatctCGTGACAGACATATTAATTATGTCAGTTTATCTGTCATTATAGTTGAATTAACCTTTTAAAAAAACCCTAGACTAGAAACCCATTAAAACAAATTGtcttatattttgttatattcagAAAAAATGACTTAATTTAACAGTGTTCATTTTTAACAAAATCTAGAAATTACAAGGAaacttcctaaaaaaaaaaatcaagcaagtCTTGACACTGTCTTCACAATTTATTATAAAACTTGATCCCAATCTCATCAGTATTAATTTATTGACAATGCAAATTACGtagaattttcttttcttagaAAATGTGtgttgaacaaaaaaacaaaagaaaaagccCTTGTTATAGATTATGGTTAGAATCCACCATATAGATGCCTGTGAACGAGCTATTAGGCTACTGTAGAAATAAtgatgtattaaatgtattaaggATTAAATTATTTATCAAATCAGCAGTAATGCTGAACAGGCTTACCTACAAGTAATATCATTTCAGCCCCATCTTGCACTAAAGTAATTATAGCCATACAGTATAATGTGCCTAAATATTGTGTTACAGGAGTAAACTTTAAGTAGATTTCAGGACAGCATGATATATGTACATAATGTACTTATAGCACAATTTAAAGACATTATCAAAGAATAGCTTCGTTTGTATGAGAACATTCAACAGTAGCTTCATTTCAGTGTCTTAAGGATTTCAAGGAGTTTCTTGTGGTTTTTGCAGCCAAAAAATGTCTGtagcattttttctttttttttattattttttcccagtCACAGGATTCATGTTATAAACTACTGCCACATGTATAATTGCTATCtattatagctgtactcatgttcattGTACATGAAACACATGAATGCACGTTgtcatgatgtcacatgacataTATTGGCACAAATCTGCAAAGAATCTGTGGAAAAATTCAAAGATCCTccaaatatcatgctggattttgcattcatttctatCATAGCTAAAATCataaaatcctggagggactgatatATCATTCAGTGACAGTGGAGTGCCGTTTCATTTTATAATGCATATCATTAATTGATCCCCTTTTTCTGTGTACAGGCTAAATCTAAAGGTGTCCATACTAAATCTGACATCGGGGTGAAATATGCAGAGAAACAGCAGCGTAGGTTCGCCCCTGAGAAACTGAAGGAGGGGCGCAATGTTATCGGGCTTCAGGTCAGTTTCTGTGTCTTGTTTTTTTGGTCTAGTAaaacttaatattttttttatatcccaAAGAGTCGGGAGCCAATGGGAATATGTTGaactacactgatcagccacaacattatgagcactgagaggtgaagtgaataacactgattatgtcctcatcatggcacctgttagtgggtgggatatattaggcaggaggtgaacattttatcctcaaagtcgatgtgttagaagcaggaaaaatgggcaagtgtaaggatttgagcaagtttgacaagggccaaattgtgatggctagacgactggatcagagcatctccaaaactgcagctcttgtggggtgttcccggtctgcagtggtcagtatctattaaaattggtccaaggaaggaacagtggtgaaccggcgacagggtcatgggcggccaaagctcattgatgccCATggggctggaccgtgtgatccaatccaacagacaagctactgctgctcaaattgctgaagaagttaatgctggttctgacagaaaggtgtcagaatacacagtgcatgacgggtcagggctgttttgagagcaaaagggggaacacaatattaggcaggtggtcataatgttatgccttgtcGGAGTAATATGTTGATACAAAAAATGTTACAGTGGCTGAGAAAATGCAGGGAGTGAGCATGCAGAGCATATTTAGTTTTACTCTCATTGGTTTCTGACTTTGTGGATACCGTGTATTAACACTGATAAtgattttgttcttttcttatTTGGACTCTTTCAGATGGGAACCAACAAGTTCGCCAGCCAAAAGGGGATGACATCATACGGTACAAGGCGTCACCTCTATGACCCCAAAGCTGGCATGGAGAATCCTATGGACCAGTCAACAATCAGTCTGCAGATGGGAACTAACAAAGGAGCCAATCAGGTGCTTATGAAGTATAACATCACTGCTTCATATTATAACTatgatctgttttattttacattattgaTAAATCCTTCATAtgttcatatacagtatatggtcAAAAATATTGGGATACCtgactatcacacacatacaatacagtGCTTGTTAAATATCCAATTCCAAATCCAAGGCCATTAATATGCAGTCGGTCTTCCTTTGTCTCTAATCTTcatggaaggctttccactagattttgtgaatttgtgctcattcagagACGAGAGCAGTAGTGAGCTTGGGTGAGGAGGCCaatcagtgttccagttcatttcaaaagtgtttagtagtgttgaggtcagggctctgtgcaggacattcAAGTTCTTTCATGCCAATTTTGGCAAAGCATGTCTACActgagcttgctttgtgcacaggggcattgtcatgctggaacttagttccagtgaaaggattgTAATGCTACTGCATAAAACGGCATTCTACACAACTGTGTGTTTCTAACTGTGTTGCAATAGTTGTAGGGAAAACAAACATATTCTGATCATGTAattgtcaggtgtccacaaacctggTCATATAGTGTACAAGCCTCAActattatttacaatattctTATTGTTGTTCTTGCTTCTCAGTCTGGTATGACAGCACCGGGCACCAAGCGACAGATCTTTGATAAGAAGCTGGACATGGAAACCTGTGACACTTCCATCGTCTCACTGCAGATGGGTACTAACAAGGTGGCATCGCAGTCAGGCATGACTGTCTACGGGCTGCCACGTCAGGTCTACGACAAAAAGTACTGCACTTACCCCGAAGACTACATGGACAACGGCCAGGACATGCAGATTGACGGATACCAGTACTCTGACTAAGACGCCTACACACTGccgcgttttttttttttttttattcactcatttcttgcccactttttaaaaaatgtaaacctCATCCTGTGAGACCACGCAAACTGCATCGAAACCAGAACATTAGGTCTAATTTaagatggaataaaaaaaaatatgtacgTTTGTAAGGTTTGTAATTTTATGCCACGGGCTGCCCCTGCTTCTCACTcggaattttttttatatttttattttttgagtgTAGCGGCTTCCTGTCACCACTTTGcatgacattttgtttttagCAAATGGACAAAAAACTATGCTTCGAAAAGATCTAGAAAATCTAGAATATTTATGATTCCTTATAGTTGGATATAGTTTGGTTTATCCACTATAGCTCCTGATGATCACAAGTCTGCAGACATAAAGTTTGGCTCAGAGGAAGTAATAGCAAAAGTAAAAAAGGATGATATGGTACTAACCAAGCACAGCAAAGCTGAGGACACTCACTAACATCTAAAAATTCTATCCACCTTTTATGAGAGAAGCTTTGTTGCTTAAGAGGACACCTGAGAAAACGCAGCATTATTCCAGTCAGACAACCAAACTCAAACCTGTCCTTTTTTGGTTCCTGCGATTTGCAGTCAATGTtgtgttctttctctttccttctgtcttttGCACCATAAATGCATAAGAAGATGGTTCACAGATGGACATATCATTTAGCCGCGAGGCTTTAAATCAAGCTAAAATCTACAGGTGCAGTACAACATGACGTGAAGAATGTAATGTGCACCACTCCAGTATTGCATGGCTTTTGGAAGTGTGTAAAATTTGATAGATTGTTTCCATTACAGCTAATTGCTAAAACACACTCTGTGCCTTGAATAATAAATTCGTCCTGTTCACTTCTGTTCATATGCAGAAACACAACCCAGTGCCGCACAGTACAGATTAACCAGAGTTCACTTTATTAAGAAGGTTTCTATGAAGTACGTTTTGGGGAATTTTAAATGGACTTGGGTCAAGGGTTCAGAACTTAGTCATAGAGAGCCAGATTCTAGCAGTAGGTGGTGATTTCCTTGCTTAGTTATTAACTGCAAGATAAATCAGGTGCCACAGAGCAGGAAAATTGAAAAAGCTTAGTTTTATTTGTGCAAAACAGGAGTTTCCTGCAGTCTATTGACAAACATGAGAATGAAGACATCATTCCATGAACTTTCTTCAATTGAGTGTTAATACCTTTCTAAAGAATTTCGTCTTAGAATTTTGTTTAGCTGTTGGAAATCAGCACATGGAAGTGTTTATAAATGATTGCACATTGCAGCCTTCAAGATCTTAAGGCTTGTGGCTGGAAAAGTGCACAAAAAAGAGCACAAAAGTGGACCGTGGGCAGCGTCTGAGCCTGAGATGAAACTGTGCTCCATAGACAtacattgttaaaaaaaaaagtgttcattaAATGGTAAACAGTTCTATGTTTCTAAAGGGGATCCATATGGAAGCATTTTTCAAAGGGAATCCCTCAGATGTTAGAACTTTTAAGCAGCGAGTGGTAAGTGTAATAATCTGTTGGGTGAGTCTCCAGCATCAGGAGAATGTGGTGAGAATACACACTGGAGTTGTGTGAACTGGCTCTTTAACAACAAAAGAATTTTTGATTAGATGGAAGATGACATTTGGGCAGCCGGCACCCTTAAGTGAAAGATCAGGTGCAGATTGGGTTTCACTAAGGCATAGGATTGCTTAAGTGCTTATGTCCATATTAGTAAATCCCCTCCAGAGAAAGAACACAGCAACATTCTTACACATAGTTACAGAAGCGCTGCATTACTTTTCAACTTCACTTGGAATTTAACAAGCCAGTGCAAAAATGCACGGGTttgtaatgattttaaatatgAGTGCATGCACTCACAGCAATGTACTCCAGTCTAGGTCATTATCGGAAGAAGGCTTGCAGACGGTAATATTAACTTTGTCCGTCAAGGCCGGACCTAAAAATACTAGAAGACTGATTGCAGCTGAAATTGGAACGTTATTATATGGATAGAtttatgacatgatattaaaaatagaaatgttttcagAAAAGATGCTGCCAGACTTATAGAGAATTGTCTCCTAGCTAAACGGCATTGGACACTCTAAAAGCTTAACATTGCTTAATGCACCGGATTTCTCTGACACTTTAATAATTGCTGTCTAGTGTGAGAAGTATGAAGccttaagtaaaaaaaataaatcactgagCTGATAAAAGAATCATTTGTTAGAGAAGATGAAGAATTTGTTTTGTCTCATAAATgctacagcacagtgaaattctttgttaggaagctggggtcagagtacTGAGTCAACCATGATATAGCAATCtcggagcagagagagttaagggccttgcgaGCTTGAATCGTTGAGCCACCAGTGAAAATTAGTGATCTGCGACAACTCTGAAGATATGTacatatcataataataatttataccaTTATTTATAATGTAAGAACGACaaattgtactttttatccatttatagctacatttaataTCGTGGAACACCCATGAAACAAGGTCCTGTTATCAATTATGGTCTCACCATCCAATATTTTTATCTCTCTCAAAAACCATAAGAcataaaaatgcagcttgtgaTGTTACAGAGAGCCTGAAAAGCCCTCCGTCCTGAAGACTCAAAACCTCCGGcacttacaaagcactgacactgtctTCTCACAAgctattgatttttttatatagtgAACAGTCGGCTGTACAAGTAGCTATGAATGAGTTGTTTGTACAGCAACAATAACCTATTAGAAGTAGCAGATTAATATAAACACTGTTTGAGCCTGTGCCGTTGTCAGTGCTATGCTGTAATAGAAGCAGAATATTAATCAACAATTTCACAATATAAAGTACAGCGTCTCTCTTCTAGTGAAAAGACAGCATAGATAGGTGCAAACACCAGccctacacttcagtactgGATGAATATTGCTGATTGAAGTGACTTATGACTCTTACTAAATCCTAGAGGCACGAGGCATATTTACCCCCAATATTCATTCTGTAATGACAGCTGACctgacattttatttactctttattCTGCTAGCTAGTGTGCACGCTGATAGTGTTTAAACCAGCAAGGAAATCATatgaactgtactgtagttatTGCCAGGACGAAATGCATTTCCAGATGAAAATATGAATACTTCTCTCGTGCAGCACGTGGCCGTTGGTCTTCATTCCAGTGTTTCACAGAGCCATCTTGTGGTCATGTTACAGTCTGATAGGAAGAAGCATAGCTTCCTGATGGGATTGAGACAATTCCCTATACCTAAACTACTATTATACATCTCTCTTTATTGCTTCACTACCACAATGACGTAATAACTTATTAATGTCAGAAGGTTTATTTATGCCAAGGCTTTCCAGTAAAATCACAATAAAAAGCAGCCACATGTGTCTGTGTCAAAGTTGTGTAAGAAACTACAATCATTTAACTTCAAAGCAATggatactacactatattgccaaacgttctgggacacccctccaaatcactgaattgttgtttttcaagggttTTGATTTGccccttagtcccagtgaaaggaactcttaatgcttcagcataccaagacattttggacaatttcatgctcccaattcaagtttggggatgaccccctcctgttccaacatgactgcacaccagtgcacaatacaaggtccataaagacatggatgagcaagtttggtgtggaggaacttgactgacttgcacagagtcctgacctcaaccagacaaaacacctttgggatgaattagagcggagactgtgagccaggccttctcatctaacatcagtgtctgacctcacaaatgcacttctagtgaaatggtcaaagattcccacaaacacactcctaaaccttgtggaaagcgttcccagctgttatagctgcaaagggtggggcaaatctatattaaattcatgtgcatgtaaatatcttaatggaccttgctttgtgcactggggcacagtcatgttggaacaggaaggggtcatcccgaaactgttcctacaaagttgggagcatgaaattgtccaaaatgccttggtatgctgaagcattaagaggtcctttcactggagctaaagGGCCAAgtacaacccctgaattcaatgatttggaggggtgtcccaaaacttttggcaatatagtgtatattaactGCTTTACTTGATATTGATCTACTGAATCTATTGACTCACTGCTAATGAGTAATTGATAATGTTGATGTTTTCTTCAGTGGCTCAGTGGTGTCTTCAGTAGCtttagtttttaattattagtattttttctAGGGGCAATGGCACAGTGGGTAATGTTGCTGGCTCACAGCTTGAGATTCCCTGTTTCAATCTGTGTGTACTATCTCTCTGTAACCATGTGGGTTTCCTACTGCTTCCCTGGTTTTCTTCCAACTACAAACATGCCAGTAAGTTGAATATCTAAGAAGGCTTGCCTCTAGGTATCAAggagtgtgtgcatggtgtgctacTGGGGTTTCATACAGGGTTTAATCGCAGCCAGCATAGGTTCTGGTAACACAATTATCCTTATCAGAATAAAGTGGTTAGTGAAACCAAATCCCCCACCCCTTCAGAACCCCAATGGCAAGAGTGTGGATTAAAATAACAGACATTCCAAATCTACCTTTCGTTTGCATACACCTTTACATGCTCAAGGTTATATAATGAACCTTGTAAATCAGCCTTCCTTAAAATACCGTGTTCAAATAACTGCACAATGACACTCGTTTCATTCCTAACAAGGAAGATGCACATGTTTTTATTGACATTTCCTCAACTAGTCATTAAACATATAAAAACCTGAATGTCAACTTAAATGtttacaaactaaaaaaaaaatgtagaaatatgtAGGTCACAAAAACCAGTATTATCAAATGCACCAACACTTG comes from Hemibagrus wyckioides isolate EC202008001 linkage group LG02, SWU_Hwy_1.0, whole genome shotgun sequence and encodes:
- the cnn1b gene encoding calponin-1 gives rise to the protein MAQHFRSGPAFGLSAEVKSKLAQKYDPQKEEELRIWIHELTGRKVPDNFMEGLKDGVILCELINALQPGSVRKINNSTQNWHQLENIGNFVRAIQDYGLKPHDIFEANDLFENVNHTQVQCTLITLAGIAKSKGVHTKSDIGVKYAEKQQRRFAPEKLKEGRNVIGLQMGTNKFASQKGMTSYGTRRHLYDPKAGMENPMDQSTISLQMGTNKGANQSGMTAPGTKRQIFDKKLDMETCDTSIVSLQMGTNKVASQSGMTVYGLPRQVYDKKYCTYPEDYMDNGQDMQIDGYQYSD